A single region of the Cynocephalus volans isolate mCynVol1 chromosome 12, mCynVol1.pri, whole genome shotgun sequence genome encodes:
- the MUCL1 gene encoding mucin-like protein 1, protein MKLLALLVLVGVSMFLVSGDNVTTVASSDISTSAPDAPEESSTATPATKTTVASASTNHAAPASTSTAAPATKRTAAPASTSTAAPASTSTAAPATKRTAAPATIRRRKTTLSFWDSLLGALRG, encoded by the exons ATGAAACTCTTAGCACTCCTAGTCCTGGTGGGCGTTTCCATGTTCCTGGTCTCTGGCG acaATGTGACAACAGTTGCTTCATCTGACATCTCTACTTCTG CACCAGATGCCCCTGAAGAAAGCTCTACTGCCACTCCTGCCACCAAGACCACTGTTGCTTCTGCCAGCACTAACCATGCTGCTCCTGCCAGCACGAGCACTGCTGCTCCTGCTACCAAGCGCACTGCTGCTCCTGCCAGCACGAGCACTGCTGCTCCTGCCAGCACGAGCACTGCTGCTCCTGCTACCAAGCGCACTGCTGCTCCTGCCACCATTAGAAGGAGAAAGACCACTCTAA gtTTCTGGGACTCACTTCTTGGTGCGCTGCGTGGCTGA